A single Paraburkholderia sp. D15 DNA region contains:
- a CDS encoding tannase/feruloyl esterase family alpha/beta hydrolase, whose translation MQKKHNARSRLGGIGFPLVVASVLTLLSLSGCGNNSINPPVATPLSCAQLAGKTVPAASIGLPTTGATVTAAVTMPASGTGAQATGEYCLVSGAINPVDPAAPQIKFQVAMPTVWNNKIMMFGGGGYDGTIPAPTGNVPAGPIAQLTPLGRGYATFGSDSGHQANALGSEDGSFGVNDEAVQNFSGDALKKTRDAAVYLIDARYAVNAPKRAYFAGGSSGGREALAVVQRWPQDWDGSIVLYPAWAAASLDLQFGRITRAFAAPGAYLDQAKRQVLLNAVLATCDALDGVADGLISNVAACNATFNPSTATLNGTPLRCPGGADTGDTCLSDAQIAALNVYNTPITFGYPLASGETQFPGFNVYGADLGVANASPLQPTVTVLAMGTSQPASPMPNTAPYMSVFWDQWIRYFVTRDPNYNSLTVDPQNPGSLQTRISQLTALQDVNKTDLSAFNAKGGKILMAHGMADALVSTRSSEQYYQRLQATMGVSAVANFVRFYEIPGYGHAVSSVFNASWDSLTTLENWVENGVTPPAQTVADTAGVPGRTRPLCEYPTFPRYNGAGDVNAASSFTCASQ comes from the coding sequence ATGCAGAAGAAGCACAACGCCCGGTCAAGATTGGGCGGCATTGGATTCCCGCTAGTCGTTGCATCTGTCCTGACCCTGCTGTCGCTCAGCGGTTGCGGTAACAACAGTATTAATCCGCCTGTGGCCACGCCGCTCAGTTGTGCGCAACTCGCCGGTAAAACGGTACCGGCGGCATCCATCGGTTTGCCTACTACGGGCGCAACGGTCACTGCCGCGGTCACGATGCCCGCGTCGGGTACCGGCGCGCAGGCCACGGGGGAATACTGTCTCGTCAGCGGTGCGATCAATCCGGTCGATCCGGCAGCGCCGCAAATCAAATTTCAGGTCGCGATGCCCACCGTCTGGAACAACAAGATCATGATGTTCGGCGGTGGCGGTTATGACGGCACGATTCCGGCGCCTACCGGCAATGTACCGGCTGGTCCGATTGCGCAACTCACGCCGCTCGGCCGAGGCTACGCGACCTTCGGCAGCGACTCGGGGCACCAGGCGAATGCGCTCGGCAGCGAGGACGGCTCGTTCGGCGTCAATGACGAGGCCGTGCAGAACTTCTCCGGCGACGCATTGAAAAAGACCCGCGACGCAGCGGTCTATCTGATCGACGCGCGATACGCAGTCAATGCGCCGAAGCGGGCCTATTTCGCGGGCGGTTCATCAGGTGGCCGCGAAGCGCTCGCGGTGGTGCAACGCTGGCCGCAAGACTGGGATGGATCGATCGTGCTGTATCCGGCCTGGGCGGCCGCGAGTCTCGACCTGCAGTTCGGCCGCATCACGCGTGCGTTCGCCGCGCCCGGCGCGTATCTGGATCAAGCCAAGCGTCAGGTGCTGCTCAACGCGGTGCTGGCGACCTGCGACGCCCTGGATGGCGTAGCGGACGGATTGATCAGCAACGTGGCCGCGTGTAATGCAACGTTCAATCCGTCGACGGCGACGCTCAACGGCACGCCGTTGCGGTGCCCGGGCGGCGCGGACACCGGCGACACGTGTCTGTCCGATGCGCAGATTGCCGCGCTCAACGTGTACAACACGCCGATCACGTTCGGCTATCCGTTAGCCAGCGGGGAGACGCAATTCCCGGGATTCAACGTGTACGGTGCGGATCTCGGCGTTGCGAATGCCTCGCCATTGCAACCGACAGTGACAGTGCTGGCCATGGGCACATCGCAACCCGCTTCGCCGATGCCCAACACGGCGCCGTACATGAGCGTGTTCTGGGATCAATGGATACGCTATTTCGTCACGCGTGATCCGAACTACAACTCGCTGACTGTCGATCCGCAAAACCCAGGCAGCCTGCAGACGCGTATCAGTCAGTTGACCGCGTTGCAGGACGTCAACAAAACGGATCTGTCGGCGTTCAACGCAAAGGGCGGCAAGATCCTGATGGCGCATGGCATGGCCGACGCACTGGTCAGCACGCGTTCGAGCGAGCAGTACTATCAACGCCTTCAGGCGACCATGGGCGTTTCCGCCGTTGCCAATTTCGTGCGGTTCTACGAGATTCCAGGTTACGGCCATGCGGTCAGTTCGGTCTTCAACGCTTCGTGGGATTCGCTCACGACGTTGGAGAACTGGGTCGAAAACGGCGTCACGCCGCCCGCGCAGACGGTCGCGGATACGGCGGGCGTGCCGGGACGCACGCGGCCGCTTTGCGAGTACCCGACCTTCCCGCGCTATAACGGCGCGGGCGATGTGAATGCCGCGTCGAGTTTCACCTGCGCGTCGCAATGA
- a CDS encoding LysR family transcriptional regulator: MEARSETNILSLSLEIDLLRSFVVVAEVRALSRAASRVGRTQSALSQQMKRLEEIVDQPLFQRTGRGVVLTNPGERLLVHAQRILRLHDEALADLSGKGLSGTIRFGCPDDYAAVFLPHLLRQFSSQHPQALVEVVCAPTPRLIEQLDMHALDLAMISLPEETPDIDVIRREPLVWVGCAGMNAAHFDPLPLALSDPDTLDHVAACEALNRAGRAYRIAYASSSLAGLTALVRSGQALAVVTQTAVASDLCVIHDDPGLPALPSIGISLKFERGRPSHLTAVFAEHIRGMLPML, encoded by the coding sequence ATGGAAGCTAGAAGCGAGACTAATATCTTGAGCCTCTCACTCGAAATCGATCTGCTGCGTTCGTTCGTGGTCGTGGCTGAAGTCCGGGCCTTGAGTCGCGCCGCCAGTCGCGTCGGGCGCACCCAGTCTGCGTTGAGCCAGCAGATGAAGCGCCTCGAGGAAATCGTCGATCAGCCGCTGTTTCAGCGCACCGGGCGGGGCGTCGTGTTGACCAATCCCGGCGAACGCTTGCTGGTCCACGCCCAGCGGATCCTGCGTCTGCATGACGAGGCGCTGGCCGATCTGTCGGGAAAGGGCTTGTCGGGGACCATCCGGTTCGGTTGCCCCGACGATTACGCAGCGGTTTTCCTGCCGCATTTATTGCGGCAGTTTTCCAGCCAGCATCCGCAGGCGCTGGTGGAAGTGGTGTGTGCGCCCACGCCGCGATTGATCGAGCAACTGGACATGCACGCGCTGGATCTCGCGATGATTTCGTTGCCGGAAGAGACACCGGACATCGATGTGATCCGGCGTGAACCGCTGGTATGGGTGGGCTGCGCAGGGATGAATGCCGCGCATTTCGATCCGTTGCCGTTGGCGCTTTCGGATCCCGATACGCTCGACCACGTCGCGGCTTGCGAGGCGTTGAATCGTGCCGGGCGCGCGTATCGCATCGCGTATGCGAGCAGCAGTCTCGCAGGGTTGACTGCGTTGGTGCGATCAGGTCAGGCTTTAGCCGTCGTCACGCAGACCGCTGTCGCTTCAGATCTTTGCGTCATTCACGACGACCCGGGATTGCCGGCGCTGCCGAGTATCGGCATTTCGCTGAAGTTCGAACGGGGACGGCCTTCACATTTGACCGCGGTCTTTGCAGAACATATTCGCGGGATGTTGCCGATGCTTTGA
- a CDS encoding histidine phosphatase family protein, with translation MKPSKLLIIRHGEKPGDPAVDASSDGIDLSTRGYERAGALAPYAPATFGKIDFLFATRASQHSNRPVETITPLARQIGVEIDHSFSDKDYAKLAALLTSDNQYAGKQVLVCWHHGTIAELVTALGAVPPVPHWPSTTFDRVWILESAANGGALPPVQNLPQRLLFGDEPT, from the coding sequence ATGAAACCCTCGAAACTGTTGATCATTCGCCACGGCGAAAAACCCGGCGACCCGGCGGTCGATGCGAGCTCGGACGGCATCGATCTGTCCACGCGAGGATATGAACGCGCCGGCGCATTGGCACCCTACGCGCCGGCGACTTTCGGAAAAATAGACTTTCTGTTCGCGACCAGGGCGTCGCAGCATAGCAATCGGCCGGTGGAAACCATCACGCCGTTGGCGCGGCAGATTGGCGTCGAGATCGACCACAGCTTTTCCGACAAGGACTATGCGAAGCTTGCCGCCCTACTGACGAGCGACAATCAATATGCCGGCAAACAGGTGCTGGTCTGCTGGCACCACGGCACGATTGCCGAACTTGTCACCGCGCTGGGCGCCGTGCCGCCGGTGCCGCATTGGCCTTCCACGACGTTCGACCGGGTGTGGATACTGGAAAGCGCCGCCAACGGCGGCGCTCTGCCTCCCGTTCAGAACCTGCCTCAACGTTTGCTGTTTGGCGACGAACCCACGTGA
- a CDS encoding aspartate aminotransferase family protein, with protein MSRNDDATFWRNARQHLIRYGGTFEPMIIERAQGSFVYDAEGRAILDFTSGQMSAVLGHSHPEIVSVINEYAGKLDHLFSGMLSRPVVDLATRLAEITPNGLDRALLLSTGAESNEAAIRMAKLVTGKYEVVGFAQSWHGMTGNAASATYSAGRKGVGPAAVGSFAIPAPFAYRPRFEKNGEYDWLAELDYAFDLIDRQSSGNLAAFIAEPILSSGGIIELPEGYMAALKRKCEERGMLLILDEAQTGVGRTGTMFACQRDGVTPDILTLSKTLGAGLPLAAVVTSAQIEERAHELGYLFYTTHVSDPLPAAVGLRVLDVVERDGLTERANVMGARLRRGLLDLMERFDCIGDIRGRGLLLGMEIVKDRRTKEPADGLGAKITRECMNLGLSMNIVQLPGMGGVFRIAPPLTVKEEEIDLGLELLGQAIERSL; from the coding sequence GTGTCCCGCAACGACGACGCAACGTTCTGGCGCAACGCCAGGCAGCATCTCATCCGCTACGGCGGCACTTTCGAGCCGATGATCATCGAGCGCGCACAAGGCAGTTTTGTCTACGACGCGGAGGGTCGTGCGATTCTCGACTTCACGTCGGGGCAAATGAGCGCGGTACTCGGACACAGCCATCCGGAGATCGTGTCGGTCATCAACGAGTACGCGGGCAAGCTCGATCACCTGTTCAGCGGCATGCTTTCGCGCCCCGTGGTCGATCTGGCAACCCGTCTCGCCGAGATCACGCCCAATGGTCTCGACCGCGCACTGCTGCTCAGCACCGGGGCGGAGTCGAACGAGGCGGCCATTCGCATGGCGAAGCTCGTCACGGGAAAATATGAAGTAGTCGGCTTCGCGCAGTCGTGGCACGGCATGACCGGGAACGCCGCGTCCGCCACGTACAGCGCCGGACGTAAAGGAGTGGGACCGGCGGCGGTGGGTTCGTTTGCGATTCCCGCACCGTTCGCCTATCGCCCGCGGTTCGAAAAGAACGGCGAATACGATTGGCTGGCGGAATTGGACTATGCGTTCGATCTGATCGACCGGCAATCCAGTGGCAATCTCGCGGCGTTCATCGCGGAGCCGATTCTCAGCTCGGGCGGCATCATCGAATTGCCGGAAGGTTACATGGCGGCGTTGAAGCGCAAATGCGAAGAGCGCGGCATGCTGCTGATTCTCGACGAGGCGCAGACCGGCGTGGGGCGTACCGGCACGATGTTCGCCTGTCAGCGAGACGGCGTGACCCCGGACATTCTCACGCTATCCAAGACGCTCGGCGCGGGTCTGCCGCTCGCAGCCGTCGTGACATCAGCGCAGATCGAGGAACGCGCGCACGAATTGGGCTATCTGTTCTATACGACGCACGTGTCCGATCCGTTGCCGGCCGCGGTCGGCTTGCGTGTGCTGGATGTGGTCGAACGGGATGGACTGACCGAGCGTGCCAATGTCATGGGCGCACGGCTCCGACGTGGTCTGCTCGATTTGATGGAGCGTTTCGATTGCATCGGCGATATTCGCGGACGCGGCTTGCTGCTCGGCATGGAGATCGTCAAGGATCGCCGCACGAAAGAGCCGGCCGACGGGCTCGGCGCGAAGATCACCCGCGAGTGCATGAACCTGGGGCTCAGCATGAATATCGTGCAATTGCCGGGCATGGGCGGCGTATTCCGTATTGCGCCACCCTTGACCGTCAAGGAGGAAGAGATCGATCTCGGCCTTGAGTTGCTCGGGCAGGCGATCGAACGCTCGCTGTGA